In one Lycium barbarum isolate Lr01 chromosome 7, ASM1917538v2, whole genome shotgun sequence genomic region, the following are encoded:
- the LOC132601281 gene encoding uncharacterized protein LOC132601281, whose protein sequence is MGLFQNISIGVVSEKSYTAGVQILIYLFKIDARSYECLNAIACNDRTLLLKPAELLEIGSVLQDKIPVVKRFTGGGTVIVDTRQFSSPSYATRMVSLVYNHILGPSCHGAANCIAKCFKELEISLFMKMARDHLDFICRMKDYISLLEFINRTISALGSQFSVTSLELESFDCPDDAKFVPSSRLLGKQELEESFGV, encoded by the exons ATGGGATTATTCCAGAATATCAGCATCGGCGTGGTTTCTGAAAAAAG CTACACTGCTGGTGTGCAAATTCTGATCTATTTGTTCAAAATTGATGCAAGAAGTTATGAGTGCTTGAATGCCATAGCTTGTAATGATAGAACTTTACTGCT AAAACCAGCTGAACTTCTTGAAATCGGTTCTGTTTTGCAAGACAAGATTCCAGTAGTTAAGCGGTTTACTGGAGGAGGCACTGTAATTGTCGATACAAGACAATTTTCGTCACCTTCATATGCTACACGGATGGTCTCCCTAGTGTACAACCATATCCTAGGCCCATCATGTCATGGAGCAGCCAACTGTATAGCAAAGTGTTTCAAGGAGTTGGAGATTTCTCTCTTCATGAAAATG GCAAGAGATCATTTGGACTTTATCTGCCGCATGAAGGATTATATATCTCTTCTAGAATTCATCAATAGAACCATATCTGCACTTGGCAGCCAGTTTTCTGTAACTTCTCTGGAGCTTGAATCATTTGACTGTCCTGATGACGCGAAATTTGTGCCCTCCTCTAGACTACTGGGAAAACAAGAACTGGAGGAAAGTTTTGGAGTCTGA